From a single Gimesia fumaroli genomic region:
- the nadE gene encoding NAD(+) synthase, translating into MITQTKTFSPELLNLDCAAETDRIVNWMQETVRKTMRKKGAVLGLSGGIDSSVVTALCVRAFGADRVLGIMMPEHDTKDESLTYGQLLADHFNVEAIVENISPMLQGAGCYERRDAAIKQVIPEYQPNWKSKIVLPNLLKEGGYRVFSVVVQTPSGEFIKKRLPLSAYQTIVAATNFKQRCRKMMEYYHADRLNYAVPGTPNRLEYDQGFFVKNGDGAADLKPIAHLYKSQVYQLAAYLDVPEVIRMRPPTTDTYSLEQSQEEFFFAVSYDKLDCCLYGLNHGFPAADVAAGIGLPTEQVELVYGDIESKRKAARYLHMPPQLIDSVSKHAEA; encoded by the coding sequence ATGATCACTCAGACGAAAACCTTCAGCCCTGAATTATTAAACCTCGATTGTGCAGCTGAAACAGACCGTATCGTCAATTGGATGCAGGAAACGGTTCGCAAAACAATGCGCAAAAAAGGCGCCGTGCTGGGTTTGTCCGGCGGAATCGACAGTAGCGTGGTCACAGCGTTGTGCGTCCGCGCATTCGGAGCCGACCGCGTCCTGGGAATCATGATGCCCGAACACGATACAAAAGATGAAAGTCTGACCTACGGTCAACTGCTGGCAGATCATTTTAACGTCGAAGCCATCGTCGAAAACATCTCACCGATGCTACAGGGAGCAGGCTGCTACGAGCGCCGCGATGCCGCCATCAAACAGGTCATACCGGAATATCAGCCGAACTGGAAATCAAAAATTGTTCTGCCTAACCTGCTCAAGGAGGGCGGCTATCGCGTCTTCTCTGTCGTTGTGCAAACCCCCTCGGGAGAATTCATCAAAAAACGACTCCCATTGTCCGCTTATCAAACCATCGTCGCCGCGACCAACTTTAAACAACGTTGCCGTAAAATGATGGAATACTATCATGCCGACCGTTTGAACTACGCCGTCCCGGGGACACCGAATCGGCTCGAATACGATCAAGGCTTCTTTGTGAAAAACGGCGATGGTGCAGCCGATTTGAAACCGATTGCGCACCTCTATAAATCACAGGTGTATCAGCTCGCCGCCTACCTGGACGTTCCTGAAGTCATTCGCATGCGGCCTCCCACAACCGACACCTACTCTCTGGAACAGTCTCAGGAAGAATTCTTCTTCGCTGTCTCTTATGACAAACTGGACTGCTGTCTCTACGGACTAAACCACGGCTTTCCAGCTGCAGATGTCGCAGCAGGAATTGGGCTTCCCACAGAACAGGTTGAATTGGTTTACGGTGATATCGAATCCAAACGCAAAGCGGCTCGTTATTTACACATGCCGCCACAGCTGATTGATTCCGTATCCAAACATGCCGAAGCTTAG
- a CDS encoding class I adenylate-forming enzyme family protein, which translates to MLLQSFLEQSAQNHPEKVALVVDQNRYTYLELEQQSNRLAQALLQRGLERGDRVAIHLENSLEAAVAIFAVLKAGGVFVMVNPTTKIDKLTYVLNNCRAHVLIIPEKKRKTVFENSDLLPHLKNAITVGTTAESPEDNELQMPRFDAWDQLQSEFADHISPPAIPTINIDLAALVYTSGSTGNPKGVMLTHLNMTSAARSITTYLMNEPSDIILNVLPLSFDYGLYQLLMAFRVGATLVLEKSFTYPHAVLQKIISERVTGFPLVPTMSAILLKMDLSKYDFSKLRYITNTGAALPTEHILTFRKRLPHVQIFSMYGLTECKRVSYLPLDQVDTRTDSVGIAMPDTEVFIVDDEGHRLPPEHVGELVVRGANVMKGYWEAPEQTAERLKPADLPNEMLLYTGDLFRMDREGYLYFVGRRDDIIKSRGEKVSPKEVENVLFTHEKISEAAVIGDPDPVLGESIRAIVTLMPGEKLTEKEVLAYCRKHLEDFMVPQKIEFRDELPKSPNGKIDKKQLTLP; encoded by the coding sequence TTGTTGCTGCAATCATTTTTAGAACAGAGTGCGCAAAATCATCCCGAGAAAGTCGCGCTGGTTGTCGACCAGAATCGCTATACGTACCTGGAACTCGAACAGCAGAGTAATCGCCTGGCACAGGCATTATTGCAGCGCGGACTCGAGCGTGGAGACCGGGTCGCTATCCATCTCGAAAATTCTCTGGAAGCTGCCGTCGCAATTTTCGCAGTGCTGAAAGCGGGCGGCGTGTTTGTGATGGTCAACCCCACCACCAAGATCGATAAATTAACGTACGTTCTGAATAACTGCCGTGCCCACGTTCTGATCATTCCGGAGAAGAAACGCAAAACGGTTTTCGAAAATTCCGATCTGTTACCACATTTGAAAAACGCAATTACGGTCGGAACAACTGCCGAATCACCAGAAGACAATGAACTGCAAATGCCCCGGTTTGATGCCTGGGATCAACTGCAGTCAGAATTCGCCGATCACATTTCACCGCCGGCAATCCCCACGATCAACATCGATCTGGCAGCCCTCGTTTACACATCCGGTTCCACCGGAAATCCCAAAGGGGTCATGCTAACTCACTTAAATATGACCTCGGCGGCACGTTCCATTACGACCTACTTAATGAACGAGCCTTCGGACATCATTCTGAATGTGCTCCCGCTCTCCTTCGATTATGGCTTGTACCAACTACTGATGGCGTTTCGCGTGGGCGCGACACTGGTTCTCGAAAAATCATTCACATACCCACATGCGGTCCTGCAGAAAATCATCAGCGAACGTGTCACCGGCTTTCCGCTGGTTCCCACGATGTCTGCCATTCTGTTGAAAATGGATCTCTCGAAATACGATTTTTCGAAGCTGCGATACATCACTAATACAGGAGCCGCCTTACCTACGGAACACATTCTCACCTTCCGCAAACGACTGCCCCACGTACAGATATTTTCGATGTACGGTCTCACCGAATGCAAACGGGTCTCGTACCTTCCTCTGGATCAGGTTGATACCAGAACTGACTCGGTAGGCATCGCCATGCCCGATACCGAAGTTTTCATCGTGGACGATGAAGGACACCGTCTGCCGCCGGAACATGTTGGCGAACTGGTCGTCCGCGGCGCGAATGTCATGAAGGGTTACTGGGAAGCTCCCGAACAGACCGCAGAGCGTTTAAAACCAGCCGATTTACCAAACGAAATGCTACTCTATACCGGCGATTTATTCCGCATGGACCGGGAAGGATATCTCTACTTTGTCGGCAGACGTGATGACATCATCAAAAGCCGTGGTGAAAAAGTCAGCCCCAAGGAAGTCGAGAATGTCCTGTTCACACACGAGAAAATTTCAGAAGCCGCCGTCATCGGAGATCCTGATCCGGTCTTAGGAGAATCCATTCGTGCCATCGTCACCCTGATGCCGGGAGAGAAACTGACTGAAAAAGAAGTCCTCGCTTACTGCCGAAAACATTTGGAAGATTTCATGGTGCCGCAAAAAATCGAGTTTCGGGATGAACTCCCCAAATCTCCGAACGGCAAGATCGATAAAAAACAACTCACACTTCCCTGA
- the rpsD gene encoding 30S ribosomal protein S4: MGRYTGPKGRVNRRLGALVFEDAGATRALDQRNLPPGMSQRRRKASNYGLALIEKQKIKFYYGLRERQLRRYFDKARRIKGNTGEALLILCEQRLDNVVCRAGFAQTRPQARQGIVHSHFQLNGVTVNKPSIWVKPGDVITVRNRPNLKKLYSELVDSGRPGCPWISLDKKALAANVVTAPSFEDVSLPVDVGQVVALISR, translated from the coding sequence ATGGGTCGTTACACAGGACCAAAAGGACGGGTTAACCGTCGTTTAGGAGCTTTGGTTTTCGAAGACGCAGGTGCAACACGCGCATTGGACCAGCGAAATCTTCCGCCAGGAATGTCACAGCGTCGTCGCAAGGCCTCTAACTACGGTCTCGCCTTGATCGAAAAGCAGAAGATCAAATTCTATTACGGTCTGCGTGAGCGTCAGTTACGTCGCTACTTCGATAAAGCCCGCCGCATCAAAGGTAACACCGGGGAAGCGTTGCTGATTCTCTGCGAGCAACGTCTCGATAACGTTGTCTGCCGTGCCGGATTTGCTCAAACTCGTCCTCAGGCCCGACAGGGTATCGTACACTCACACTTCCAGTTGAACGGCGTGACTGTCAACAAGCCATCCATCTGGGTTAAACCCGGTGATGTCATTACTGTTCGAAATCGACCGAATCTCAAAAAGCTCTATAGTGAGCTGGTTGATTCTGGCCGTCCCGGATGCCCCTGGATTTCGCTGGACAAAAAAGCCTTGGCTGCCAACGTGGTCACTGCTCCAAGCTTTGAAGACGTCAGCCTGCCGGTAGACGTGGGTCAGGTTGTGGCACTGATCTCCCGCTAA
- the asnB gene encoding asparagine synthase (glutamine-hydrolyzing) has protein sequence MCGIAGIIQSDRQPVQQTELQNMIETLNHRGPDASGVSPLGSVGFAHSRLSIVDLTGGLQPMQSPDGMLTVTFNGEIYNHIELRALLSSKGYQFRTHSDTEVILHMYAEYGPECVQQFNGQWAFAIHDQKQQLVFLSRDRMGIRPLVYTQTPGRFLFASEVKALFALPDVERKVDLAAMNQLFTFWSPLPPRTFFEGVSELPPAHSMIVKNGQIKIWQYWNLDYSPNEEHRSLDDWAEELRALLINATQLRLRADVSVGAYLSGGLDSSVTAAIIRNFTNAPLNTFSVNFNDKDYDESQFQQEMIRELGTDHQTVCCSYEDIGRIFPQVIQHTEKPVLRTAPAPMYLLSRLVKENQFKVVMTGEGADEVLGGYDIFKETKIRRFWSRQPDSKIRPLLLKRLYPYMKNLQAQSPAYLKAFFKIREDEINSPFFSHLPRWDLTAKLKTFFSDDVKQELVNQDPLTDFSDQLPEHFSKWPSFCQAQYLESINLMPGYILSSQGDRMAMGNSIEGRFPFLDYRVVEFAARIPVRYKMNGLNEKFLLKYAMRDLIPDSIRKRPKQPYRAPDAHSFIDTDKQKARFEYVERLLSPEKLKESGLFQPTAVQRLVKKIEQGRAIGTRDNMALVGILSTQLLVEQMIQGQPAPQENKRTESAALQT, from the coding sequence ATGTGCGGAATTGCGGGAATCATTCAGTCTGACCGACAACCAGTCCAACAGACCGAATTGCAGAACATGATTGAAACACTCAATCATCGTGGCCCGGATGCTTCAGGCGTCTCACCATTGGGCTCCGTCGGATTTGCACATAGCCGCTTAAGCATTGTCGACCTCACCGGCGGTTTGCAGCCAATGCAGTCCCCTGACGGAATGCTGACCGTCACCTTCAATGGTGAAATTTATAATCATATTGAACTCCGAGCACTGCTTTCGAGTAAAGGCTATCAGTTCCGTACTCATTCCGATACGGAAGTCATTCTGCATATGTATGCTGAATACGGACCCGAATGCGTTCAACAATTCAACGGCCAATGGGCCTTTGCCATTCATGATCAGAAACAACAGCTGGTGTTTCTGTCTCGAGATCGCATGGGAATCCGCCCGCTTGTTTATACGCAGACACCAGGTCGATTCCTGTTCGCCTCGGAAGTCAAAGCTCTCTTTGCTCTACCTGATGTCGAACGCAAGGTCGATCTGGCCGCGATGAACCAGCTGTTTACATTCTGGTCGCCTTTGCCGCCACGTACATTTTTTGAGGGTGTATCCGAACTCCCTCCCGCACACTCCATGATTGTCAAAAACGGTCAAATCAAGATCTGGCAATACTGGAATCTGGACTACAGCCCGAACGAAGAACATAGAAGCCTGGACGATTGGGCTGAAGAACTGCGGGCCTTGTTGATCAATGCTACCCAGCTTCGTTTACGGGCAGATGTCTCTGTCGGTGCCTACTTGAGTGGCGGGCTCGACTCGTCAGTCACAGCCGCCATCATTCGCAATTTCACCAATGCGCCGCTGAATACGTTCTCCGTAAACTTCAACGATAAAGACTACGACGAAAGCCAGTTTCAACAGGAAATGATCCGGGAACTGGGAACAGATCATCAGACCGTCTGCTGCTCTTACGAAGACATTGGTCGCATCTTCCCACAGGTAATTCAGCACACCGAAAAACCGGTCCTGCGAACGGCGCCCGCGCCGATGTACCTCTTGTCACGGCTGGTTAAAGAAAATCAATTCAAGGTTGTAATGACCGGCGAAGGGGCCGACGAAGTGCTCGGCGGGTACGACATATTCAAAGAGACCAAGATCAGACGTTTCTGGAGTCGTCAGCCCGATTCAAAAATTCGACCGTTGTTGTTGAAGCGACTCTACCCGTACATGAAAAATCTGCAGGCACAGTCCCCCGCTTATCTCAAAGCGTTTTTCAAAATCCGTGAGGATGAAATCAACAGCCCGTTCTTTTCACACCTGCCTCGCTGGGATTTAACCGCCAAGCTGAAAACATTTTTCAGCGATGACGTCAAACAGGAACTGGTCAACCAGGACCCGTTGACAGATTTTTCCGACCAGTTACCGGAACACTTTTCAAAATGGCCTTCCTTCTGTCAGGCACAATATCTCGAATCCATCAACCTGATGCCCGGCTACATTTTGTCTTCTCAGGGTGACCGGATGGCAATGGGCAATTCCATTGAAGGTCGCTTTCCGTTTCTGGATTACCGCGTCGTTGAATTCGCTGCTCGAATTCCCGTGCGATACAAAATGAACGGGCTCAACGAGAAATTTCTGCTCAAATACGCAATGCGCGACTTGATCCCCGATAGTATTCGGAAACGCCCCAAACAACCTTATCGCGCACCAGACGCACATAGTTTTATCGATACCGACAAACAGAAAGCCCGTTTCGAATATGTCGAACGGCTATTGTCACCCGAAAAGCTGAAAGAGAGTGGCCTGTTTCAACCAACAGCCGTCCAGCGCCTGGTCAAGAAAATTGAACAGGGACGCGCCATCGGCACGCGAGACAACATGGCACTGGTTGGCATTCTTTCCACACAACTGCTGGTGGAACAAATGATCCAGGGACAACCAGCACCTCAAGAAAACAAGCGCACTGAGAGTGCGGCGTTACAAACTTAA
- a CDS encoding adenylate kinase family protein, whose amino-acid sequence MATERRKAVLLFGAPGVGKGTQGRILGQIPGFFHLSSGDVFRSIDIESPEGQEIYKYSSRGELVPDDLSIRIWKQGLDARATLSMYKPRKDILILDGIPRNVEQSKILEQHIEVLKVLHLTCSDEEEMIHRIRHRAIRENRADDANESVIRRRFEIYREESSLVLSCYPEEIIAHIDAIGSPAGVLLACLEQLVPVQDAHFRGE is encoded by the coding sequence ATGGCGACGGAACGTCGAAAAGCCGTCCTGCTGTTTGGTGCTCCCGGAGTTGGTAAAGGAACTCAGGGCAGAATCCTCGGTCAAATTCCCGGTTTTTTCCACCTCTCCAGCGGGGACGTCTTTCGTTCGATCGACATTGAATCGCCCGAAGGTCAGGAAATCTATAAATACAGTTCGCGAGGGGAACTCGTTCCCGATGATCTCAGTATCCGGATCTGGAAACAGGGACTCGATGCCCGCGCCACGCTCTCAATGTATAAGCCAAGAAAAGACATTCTGATTCTCGACGGAATTCCCCGAAATGTCGAGCAGTCAAAAATTCTGGAACAACACATTGAAGTCCTCAAAGTTCTGCACTTAACCTGTAGCGACGAAGAGGAAATGATTCACCGCATCCGTCATCGTGCGATTCGGGAAAACCGGGCCGACGATGCCAATGAAAGCGTCATCCGACGCCGCTTCGAGATCTATCGCGAAGAATCATCCCTGGTTCTTAGCTGCTACCCCGAAGAGATCATTGCACACATTGACGCCATCGGCTCACCGGCGGGCGTCCTGCTTGCCTGCCTGGAACAGTTGGTTCCCGTTCAGGATGCCCACTTCCGAGGCGAATAA
- a CDS encoding polysaccharide deacetylase family protein: MSKRELLAKALDWSGFNKLARSTHLWNGLIVLNYHRVGEANQSLFDHDLWSASVEGFEQQVRFLSLNFDLIRIRDLDDLWNRKKGRHVLITFDDGYLDNYECAFPILKSYNSPATFFLTTGFLDERKVAWWDEISWMVHSATQTSLPENSWTGDAVSLNEDDYDQSIKRLLSVYKKLSGEKTEAYLNFLAEQTGAGRCPQEIANQIWMTWDMVREMNDAGMDFGGHTVNHPILANHSEEQQRFEIAHCKQRIETELNDSISAFSYPVGGKDCFDQRTRDCLKQTGYRWGFSYYGGYSQLGTPDNWDIPRIAVESEEPATLFRAAISLPQVFC, from the coding sequence GTGAGTAAAAGAGAACTCCTGGCAAAAGCACTGGACTGGTCTGGTTTCAATAAACTGGCTCGTTCGACTCATCTCTGGAATGGACTGATTGTCTTGAATTACCACCGGGTCGGTGAAGCCAATCAGTCACTCTTTGACCATGATCTCTGGAGCGCTTCTGTCGAAGGCTTCGAACAGCAGGTACGTTTCCTCAGCCTGAACTTTGATCTGATCCGCATTCGTGATCTGGACGACCTTTGGAATCGGAAGAAAGGGCGCCACGTTCTGATTACCTTCGACGACGGTTATCTCGATAACTATGAATGTGCCTTTCCCATTCTGAAGTCTTATAACTCTCCCGCCACGTTCTTTCTGACAACAGGCTTCCTGGATGAAAGAAAAGTAGCCTGGTGGGACGAAATCTCCTGGATGGTGCACAGTGCGACACAAACATCATTACCTGAAAATTCCTGGACAGGCGACGCTGTCTCTCTGAATGAAGACGACTACGATCAGTCAATCAAAAGACTGCTCAGCGTCTACAAAAAATTATCGGGGGAGAAAACCGAAGCCTATCTGAACTTTCTGGCAGAGCAAACCGGCGCCGGACGCTGCCCGCAGGAGATCGCAAACCAGATCTGGATGACCTGGGACATGGTCCGGGAAATGAATGACGCCGGCATGGATTTCGGCGGCCATACTGTCAACCATCCCATTCTGGCAAACCATTCGGAAGAACAACAGCGATTTGAAATTGCACACTGCAAACAGAGAATTGAAACGGAACTCAACGATTCGATCTCTGCCTTCAGCTACCCGGTCGGGGGCAAAGACTGCTTCGATCAACGAACAAGAGACTGCCTGAAGCAGACCGGTTATCGCTGGGGCTTCAGTTATTACGGCGGCTACTCCCAACTCGGCACACCTGACAATTGGGATATCCCGCGGATCGCCGTGGAATCCGAAGAACCAGCAACTCTCTTTCGTGCCGCCATCTCACTCCCACAAGTCTTTTGCTGA
- a CDS encoding acyl carrier protein, with product MSSVQSIQSDVRNFVADNFLFGEAPESLNNDDSFLETGIIDSTGVLELVAFIEDRYSVEVDDDELVPENLDSIDRLINFIESKLKELA from the coding sequence ATGAGCTCTGTCCAATCGATTCAATCTGATGTACGAAATTTTGTGGCTGACAATTTCCTGTTCGGCGAAGCCCCGGAATCACTCAACAACGATGATTCGTTTCTGGAAACAGGAATTATCGACTCAACAGGTGTCCTCGAACTGGTGGCCTTCATCGAAGACAGGTATTCCGTTGAAGTCGATGACGATGAACTGGTTCCTGAAAACCTGGATTCGATTGATCGTCTGATCAATTTCATTGAATCAAAACTCAAAGAATTAGCTTAA